Proteins from a single region of Rana temporaria chromosome 5, aRanTem1.1, whole genome shotgun sequence:
- the LOC120941773 gene encoding zinc finger protein 436-like gives MRSCQQGMAPSQLISPGIPLMNSDLSSCFPRDSSWGVCSSGNLQGPPSTSSAEKGVPGERSPSDITSIIAHLRNLATETSNHCARADLEKTGSGKETDETAGSAPGTPVSIKESAGHPLDLPGGFTGDQYPFANAESHFKRKSNPKIYICSECGKTCPCQSAYTRHQRIHTGDKPYSCADCGKSFIQISDYNNHVRSHTGEKPYTCADCGKSFSRSTYLVTHSRTHTKEKPYTCNVCGKSFVQHSHLSLHLRIHSGEKPYICIECGNSFSRSSTLVKHKKSHRRKTLHICQKKNGGEEVACNFTQNTPPTWGSSSKREEPAHTPLSPPPEVTLVKAEADEGVECYPQMVDCGTQYREEEAIKPLRITLEKYLAHGDPAGSLPHPGKVLWKKKAAQEEGDNATCNGDTETSVKEAESQKTGVNVCHLPQESGTNQDHQNCIPHPPSSAPVTSIPSKGPVDAPEPEEATSSAVTKCEVTDPPDDSYLDTDFCSVFSSLEKTSSSSDGALQGTPRRSLFICSYCGKSCPCKSAFLRHQRIHTGEKPFSCFQCGKSFIQASDYNNHMRSHTGEKPYTCAQCGKSFSRSTYLVTHSRTHTKEKPYNCQECGKSFIQHSHLSIHRRIHSGERPYSCLECGKQFNRSSTLVKHQKSHIKKTNAMEKAKMASASPPSSQKMV, from the coding sequence ATGCGATCTTGCCAGCAGGGCATGGCACCGTCTCAGTTGATCTCGCCTGGAATCCCGCTCATGAACTCTGACCTCTCCTCATGCTTCCCTCGGGACTCTTCCTGGGGCGTTTGCTCCTCCGGTAACCTCCAGGGACCACCTTCCACCAGCTCTGCGGAGAAAGGCGTTCCCGGGGAGCGGAGCCCCAGCGATATCACCAGTATCATCGCCCATCTACGAAACCTTGCTACCGAAACCTCCAATCACTGCGCCAGGGCTGATCTGGAGAAGACCGGGTCTGGCAAGGAGACGGACGAGACCGCAGGCAGTGCGCCGGGAACGCCGGTCAGTATAAAGGAGAGCGCCGGTCACCCGCTGGACCTTCCAGGTGGTTTTACCGGTGACCAATACCCCTTTGCCAATGCAGAATCTCACTTTAAGAGGAAGTCCAACCCCAAGATCTACATCTGCTCCGAGTGCGGGAAGACGTGCCCCTGCCAGTCGGCGTATACTCGTCACCAGAGGATCCACACCGGGGATAAACCGTACTCGTGCGCAGACTGCGGGAAGAGCTTTATTCAGATCTCGGACTACAACAACCACGTGCGGTCCCACACCGGCGAGAAGCCGTACACCTGCGCGGACTGCGGAAAAAGCTTCAGCCGCAGCACCTACCTGGTGACGCACTCCAGGACGCACACCAAAGAGAAGCCCTACACCTGTAACGTGTGCGGGAAAAGCTTCGTCCAGCACTCCCACCTCTCGCTTCACCTGAGGATCCACAGCGGTGAGAAGCCGTACATCTGCATCGAGTGCGGCAACAGCTTCAGCCGCAGCTCCACCTTGGTGAAGCACAAGAAGTCCCACCGCAGGAAGACTCTGCACATCTGTCAGAAGAAGAACGGGGGGGAGGAGGTGGCCTGCAACTTCACCCAGAACACCCCGCCCACGTGGGGGAGCAGCTCTAAACGGGAGGAGCCAGCGCACACGCCCCTGAGTCCCCCCCCGGAGGTCACCCTTGTCAAAGCCGAAGCCGATGAGGGCGTGGAGTGCTACCCACAGATGGTGGACTGCGGCACCCAGTACAGGGAAGAGGAGGCCATAAAACCCTTACGGATCACCCTGGAGAAATATCTGGCCCATGGTGACCCCGCCGGATCCCTCCCACATCCGGGGAAGGTTTTGTGGAAGAAGAAGGCGGCGCAGGAGGAAGGTGACAACGCCACGTGTAATGGTGACACCGAGACTTCTGTAAAGGAGGCGGAGAGCCAGAAAACGGGCGTGAACGTCTGTCACCTCCCACAGGAGAGTGGAACCAATCAGGACCACCAAAACTGTATCCCCCACCCCCCGAGCTCGGCGCCGGTCACCAGTATTCCCAGTAAAGGTCCAGTAGATGCTCCAGAGCCCGAGGAAGCCACGTCTTCAGCCGTCACCAAATGTGAAGTGACCGACCCCCCGGACGACTCGTACCTGGATACGGACTTCTGCAGCGTCTTCAGCTCCTTGGAGAAGACCTCCTCCTCCAGCGACGGCGCCCTCCAGGGGACACCTAGGAGGTCGCTCTTCATCTGCAGCTACTGCGGGAAGAGTTGTCCCTGTAAATCCGCATTTCTTCGCCACCAGAGGATCCACACCGGAGAAAAGCCCTTCTCCTGCTTCCAGTGCGGCAAAAGCTTCATTCAGGCCTCAGACTATAACAACCACATGAGGTcccacaccggggagaagcccTACACCTGCGCCCAGTGCGGGAAAAGCTTCAGTCGCAGCACCTACCTGGTGACGCACTCCAGAACGCACACCAAAGAGAAGCCCTACAACTGCCAGGAGTGCGGCAAAAGCTTCATCCAGCACTCCCACCTCTCCATACACCGCCGCATCCACAGCGGGGAGAGGCCCTACTCCTGTCTGGAGTGCGGAAAACAGTTCAACCGCAGCTCCACCCTCGTCAAGCACCAGAAATCCCACATCAAAAAGACCAACGCCATGGAGAAGGCCAAGATGGCTTCCGCGTCGCCGCCGTCCTCACAGAAGATGGTGTGA